AGCCGACGCTCCCGAGCCTGAGTCCAGCGCGGATGGTCGACCGTCGGGTTGACGTTGGCATAGAAGCCATACTCGTCCGGCGCCAGGCCCTGCCAGGTGGTACGCGGCTGCTCCGCCACCAGGCTGATGCGCACGATCGACTTGATGCTCTTGAAACCGTACTTCCACGGCACGACCAGCCGCAGCGGTGCACCGTTCTGGTTGGCCAACTCTCGTCCATACATGCCCACCGCCAGCATCGCCAGTGGATTCATCGCCTCGTCCAGGCGCAAACCTTCCACATAAGGCCAATCAATCAGGGCGAATCCTGATCGCTGCCCAGGCATGCTCTTGGGGTCCTGCAGGGTTTCGAACCGGATATAGCGCGCCTTCGAAGTGGGTTCGACCTGCTTGAGCACCTCGGATAAGGGAAAGCCCAGCCACGGTATGACCATCGACCAGGCCTCAACACAGCGCAACCGATAGATGCGCTCCTCGAGCTGGTAGGGTTTGACGAAGTCTTCCAGCGCATAACGGCCAGGCTTGGCCACTTCGCCATCGACCACCAGGCTCCAGGGTTCGGTCTTGAGGCTGCCGGCATTGGCCGCCGGGTCGCCCTTGTCGGGCCCGAACTCGTAGAAGTTGTTGTAGTGGGTGGCATCCTTGAACGGCGTAATCGCCTCGCCGCTTACGGTCACGGCCTGCCAGCGAGTCGTCGCCAGCTTGTCGGTGAACCAGGCAGGCGCATTGCCGGCGGCGGCATCGGCATAACGCGAGGGCTCGGCTGCCGCACTCAGGCGCGGAAGTGCGCCCAGGGCCAAGCCGGCCGCGGCACCACCCAGCAGGGTACGACGTGAAAGGTAGATGTCTTCGGGGGTGACGTCCGACGACTTGCACTCGGAAGCGCGAGATAGCTTGATGAGCATGGCGGCTCCACAGTATGGGCAACAGATGTACCCATAAGACTATGGAGCCGGCAGGTTATTCCGCGATTAAATCATTCAGACTTTGCGACGACGGCCACGCAACAGGTACTGCACCGGGCCGGAAATCGCGTAACCGAGGAAGATCAGCAGCAGGATGCGCGGCGGGTCGCTGAACACTACGGCGAACACCAGCACCACGGCGAGGATCGCAACGAACGGCACGCGGCCCTTGAGATCCAGCTCCTTGAAGCTGTTGTACTTGATGTTGCTGACCATCAGCATGCCCGCAGCCGCCACCAGCAGCGCCACCAGGAACGACAGTTTGGAGCCCTGGATGCCGTAATCGCTGAACGCCCACACGGTGCCGGCCACCACACCGGCCGCGGCCGGGCTGGCCAAACCGATGAAGTAGCGCTTGTCGGCGGTGCCGACCTGGGTGTTGAAGCGCGCCAGGCGCAGCGCAGCGCCCGCCACATAGATGAAGGCGACCATCCAGCCGACCTTGCCCATGTCGCCCAGTGCCCAACCGAAAGCCAGCAACGCCGGCGCCACACCAAAGGCGACCATGTCCGACAGCGAGTCGTACTCGGCGCCGAAGGCACTTTGGGTGTTGGTCATGCGTGCCACGCGACCATCAAGACTATCGAGCACCATGGCAACGAAGATCGCGATCGCGGCGAAGGCGAAATACTTGCTCGCCTCGCGCGGGTCGCCGGCGCTCTGCGCGCTCATCGAGCTGATGATGGAATAGAAGCCGGCGAACAGGTTCGCGGTGGTGAACAGGTTGGGCAGCAGGTAGATACCGCGGTGGCGGACCTTGCGCCCTTCGGCATCGTGGCCTTCTTCGACATGCTCATCGACAGGTAGCAGGCTTTCGGCGTCGGAGGGCTTGTTCGGCTCTTCGGGACGTTCGCTCATGAAAAGTACCTTGCAACAGGGTGGAATATGTTCGACATGGGCTCGCGAAACAGGTGCTGACGGCGAGCCACTGGTCGCTTTATACCAGAAGCTGGCCGCGCAAACGAAAAAACGCGGCCGAAGCCGCGTTTTTCATTTATCGAAGCAGGACCTTAGTTCTTGGTCTTGTCGACGATCTTGTTGGCCGAGATCCACGGCATCATCGAGCGCAGCTGCTCGCCGATGATTTCGATGCCGTGGGCGGCGTTGTTGCGACGCTTGGCGGTCATCGATGGGTAGTTGGTGGCGCCTTCGGAGATGAACATCTTCGCGTACTCGCCGTCCTGGATGCGCTTCAGAGCATTGCGCATGGCCTTGCGGGATTCTTCGTTGATGACTTCTGGGCCGGTGACGTACTCACCGTACTCGGCGTTGTTGGAGATCGAGTAGTTCATGTTGGCGATACCGCCTTCGTACATGAGGTCGACGATCAGCTTCAGCTCGTGCAGGCACTCGAAGTAGGCCATTTCCGGGGCATAGCCCGCTTCGACCAGGGTTTCGAAACCGGCCTTGACCAGCTCGACGGTACCGCCGCAGAGAACGGCCTGCTCACCGAACAGGTCGGTTTCGGTCTCGTCCTTGAAGGTGGTTTCGATGATGCCGGTACGGCCGCCACCCACGCCCGAAGCGTAGGACAGGGCGACGTTCTTGGCGTTGCCCGAGGCGTCCTGGTAGATGGCGATCAGGTCAGGGATGCCGCCGCCTTTGACGAACTCGGAGCGCACGGTGTGGCCCGGGGCCTTTGGCGCGATCATGATCACGTCGAGGTCGGCACGTGGAACGACCTGGTTGTAGTGGATCGAGAAGCCGTGGGAGAAGGCCAGGGTGGCGCCTTTCTTGATGTTCGGCTCGATCTCTTGCTTGTACAGCTGGCCCTGGAATTCGTCCGGGGTGAGGATCATGACCAGGTCGGCGGCAGCGACGGCAGTGGCAACGTCGGTCACTTTCAGGCCGTGGGCTTCGGCCTTGGCCACGGTGGCCGAACCTTTACGCAGACCGATGGTGACATCCACACCGGAGTCTTTCAGGTTGCACGCCTGGGCGTGGCCTTGGGAGCCGTAGCCGATGATGGCGACTTTCTTGCCCTGGATGATGGAGAGGTCGCAGTCTTTGTCGTAGAAAACTTTCATGAAAATACCCCTGGTTATATCTCGGCCCCTGCGGAGCCATCGCTAATTTTTGAAGTT
This genomic stretch from Pseudomonas entomophila harbors:
- the msrP gene encoding protein-methionine-sulfoxide reductase catalytic subunit MsrP, which codes for MLIKLSRASECKSSDVTPEDIYLSRRTLLGGAAAGLALGALPRLSAAAEPSRYADAAAGNAPAWFTDKLATTRWQAVTVSGEAITPFKDATHYNNFYEFGPDKGDPAANAGSLKTEPWSLVVDGEVAKPGRYALEDFVKPYQLEERIYRLRCVEAWSMVIPWLGFPLSEVLKQVEPTSKARYIRFETLQDPKSMPGQRSGFALIDWPYVEGLRLDEAMNPLAMLAVGMYGRELANQNGAPLRLVVPWKYGFKSIKSIVRISLVAEQPRTTWQGLAPDEYGFYANVNPTVDHPRWTQARERRLPSGLFSPNVRDTLMFNGYADEVASLYTGLDLRKNY
- the pssA gene encoding CDP-diacylglycerol--serine O-phosphatidyltransferase — encoded protein: MSERPEEPNKPSDAESLLPVDEHVEEGHDAEGRKVRHRGIYLLPNLFTTANLFAGFYSIISSMSAQSAGDPREASKYFAFAAIAIFVAMVLDSLDGRVARMTNTQSAFGAEYDSLSDMVAFGVAPALLAFGWALGDMGKVGWMVAFIYVAGAALRLARFNTQVGTADKRYFIGLASPAAAGVVAGTVWAFSDYGIQGSKLSFLVALLVAAAGMLMVSNIKYNSFKELDLKGRVPFVAILAVVLVFAVVFSDPPRILLLIFLGYAISGPVQYLLRGRRRKV
- the ilvC gene encoding ketol-acid reductoisomerase, translating into MKVFYDKDCDLSIIQGKKVAIIGYGSQGHAQACNLKDSGVDVTIGLRKGSATVAKAEAHGLKVTDVATAVAAADLVMILTPDEFQGQLYKQEIEPNIKKGATLAFSHGFSIHYNQVVPRADLDVIMIAPKAPGHTVRSEFVKGGGIPDLIAIYQDASGNAKNVALSYASGVGGGRTGIIETTFKDETETDLFGEQAVLCGGTVELVKAGFETLVEAGYAPEMAYFECLHELKLIVDLMYEGGIANMNYSISNNAEYGEYVTGPEVINEESRKAMRNALKRIQDGEYAKMFISEGATNYPSMTAKRRNNAAHGIEIIGEQLRSMMPWISANKIVDKTKN